From Spirochaeta isovalerica, the proteins below share one genomic window:
- a CDS encoding shikimate kinase — protein MKKNITLIGMPGAGKSTTGIILAKNLSMGFLDTDILIQINRGESLQSIMDRDGYMALRQIEEEEILKINIEGHVIATGGSAVYSEAAMKHLGTISRIIFLQAGLAELKARIRNFETRGIAKAGNQSFAELFSEREVLYRRYADIVVDTAFVSQDETALLLEKKLKELD, from the coding sequence ATGAAAAAGAACATCACCCTGATCGGCATGCCCGGTGCCGGCAAGAGCACGACGGGAATTATACTGGCTAAAAACCTTTCCATGGGGTTTCTCGATACGGACATCCTGATACAGATTAACAGAGGGGAATCGCTTCAATCCATAATGGACCGGGACGGCTATATGGCTCTACGGCAAATCGAAGAAGAAGAGATCCTCAAAATCAATATAGAAGGTCATGTTATCGCCACCGGCGGAAGTGCCGTCTACAGCGAAGCAGCTATGAAACACCTCGGTACCATTTCCCGGATCATATTTCTCCAGGCGGGGCTCGCCGAACTGAAAGCGCGGATCAGAAATTTTGAAACCCGGGGAATCGCCAAAGCCGGGAACCAGTCCTTTGCCGAACTCTTTTCGGAAAGGGAAGTTCTGTACCGCCGTTATGCAGATATTGTTGTTGACACAGCGTTCGTCTCCCAGGATGAAACGGCCCTGCTTCTGGAAAAAAAACTGAAAGAGCTTGACTGA
- a CDS encoding TetR/AcrR family transcriptional regulator — protein MDNRERIPDEAASLFAEKGYHAVGIQEIVNRSEITKPTLYHYFGSKEGLYLSCLERDFVPLMKELSALAAGDEDIFVKMQKILHFMLRKGDIRRNFIQLYLTLCSAPPQSEEIRIGGMFLRQLERILEDMFIEASFKHGNMRGRHRDYSATFMGLINTSLSRLLRNEFEISGENVYRTIHQFAHGIYS, from the coding sequence ATGGACAATAGGGAGAGAATCCCCGATGAAGCTGCCAGCCTCTTCGCTGAAAAAGGCTATCATGCTGTGGGCATACAGGAAATCGTGAACCGGTCGGAAATCACCAAACCGACTCTATATCATTACTTCGGAAGTAAGGAAGGGCTATATCTGTCCTGTCTGGAGAGAGATTTCGTTCCCCTGATGAAGGAGCTCTCTGCTCTGGCTGCGGGTGATGAAGACATTTTTGTGAAAATGCAGAAAATTCTCCATTTTATGCTGAGAAAAGGGGATATTCGGCGGAATTTTATCCAGTTATACCTGACTTTGTGTTCTGCGCCTCCTCAATCGGAAGAAATCAGGATCGGAGGAATGTTTCTCCGGCAGTTAGAGCGGATCCTGGAAGATATGTTTATCGAGGCCTCTTTCAAACACGGCAATATGAGGGGGAGGCATAGAGATTACAGCGCCACTTTCATGGGGTTGATCAATACATCTCTTTCCCGCTTGCTGAGGAATGAGTTTGAGATAAGCGGTGAGAATGTTTACCGGACTATCCATCAGTTCGCCCATGGGATTTACTCATAA
- a CDS encoding alpha-amylase family glycosyl hydrolase, translated as MNYNFYHIYPLGLTGAPERNDLHSEPVSRIRELESWIDHIKEGGFNAVYFGPLFESESHGYDTVDYYRIDRRLGTNEDFAYLCGKLKENGLAVFVDGVFNHVARSFRAFRDLEEKRGDSSFRDWFKDVSIDPFHVRCWEGHESLVELNLTNSSVREHIFGAVEMWFRQFGIDGLRLDVAYCLHMDFLQDLRNFTRGLDRDFQLLGEVIHGDYRQWLDRDLLDSVTNYECYKGIYSSLNDNNFYEIAYSLNRLFGEDGIYRNYSLYNFIDNHDVNRIASVLKHPGHFYNALIALYTIPGNPSVYYGSEWGLEGIKEGHSDRNLRPALRCQDHPSEEREIAAWEAVRKLASIRNASPSLRKGSYRELYKDSNQMAFAREEGDELTVCALNSSQNEVRISIPVPRDGAYRDLLNDETLWAEKGVLHLRIWPNWGAVLRFSNS; from the coding sequence ATGAATTACAATTTTTATCACATCTACCCCCTGGGACTGACCGGGGCTCCTGAAAGGAATGACCTCCATAGTGAACCGGTTTCCCGCATAAGGGAACTCGAATCCTGGATCGATCATATAAAAGAAGGGGGATTTAATGCGGTGTATTTCGGCCCGCTTTTCGAATCGGAGAGCCATGGCTACGATACAGTGGATTATTACCGCATAGACCGTCGTCTCGGGACAAACGAAGATTTTGCCTATCTCTGCGGGAAATTGAAAGAAAATGGTCTGGCCGTTTTTGTCGATGGAGTTTTCAACCATGTAGCCCGTTCATTCCGGGCATTCAGGGATCTGGAAGAGAAGAGAGGTGATTCTTCCTTCAGAGACTGGTTCAAAGATGTCTCGATCGATCCCTTTCATGTACGCTGCTGGGAAGGGCATGAAAGCCTTGTGGAATTGAATCTTACAAACAGCAGCGTCAGGGAGCATATTTTCGGAGCTGTTGAAATGTGGTTCCGTCAGTTCGGAATAGACGGCCTCAGACTGGATGTCGCCTATTGCCTTCATATGGACTTCCTGCAGGATCTGAGAAATTTCACCCGCGGACTCGATCGGGATTTTCAGCTTCTCGGAGAAGTCATCCACGGTGATTACCGTCAGTGGCTGGATAGAGACCTGCTCGATTCGGTCACCAATTACGAGTGTTATAAGGGGATATATTCCAGTCTCAATGATAATAATTTCTATGAGATCGCCTATAGTTTGAATCGGCTTTTCGGAGAGGACGGGATCTATAGAAACTACAGCCTCTACAACTTCATCGATAACCACGATGTAAACCGCATTGCTTCTGTACTGAAACATCCGGGGCATTTTTATAATGCCTTGATTGCTCTGTACACCATACCCGGTAATCCATCGGTGTATTACGGAAGCGAATGGGGGCTGGAGGGAATCAAGGAAGGGCACAGCGACAGAAATCTCAGGCCGGCGCTCCGCTGTCAAGATCATCCGTCTGAGGAAAGGGAGATTGCGGCATGGGAAGCTGTGCGCAAGCTGGCATCGATCCGCAATGCCTCTCCTTCGCTCCGGAAGGGGAGCTATCGCGAGCTCTACAAAGATTCTAACCAGATGGCTTTTGCCCGGGAAGAGGGAGATGAATTGACAGTCTGCGCTCTCAATTCCTCTCAAAATGAAGTTCGTATCAGTATTCCGGTTCCCCGCGACGGGGCATACAGAGATCTTCTGAACGATGAAACACTATGGGCGGAAAAGGGAGTATTGCATCTGCGGATCTGGCCGAACTGGGGAGCTGTCCTGAGGTTTTCCAACAGCTGA
- a CDS encoding cation diffusion facilitator family transporter: MNKETIYIRRIALAAFFLNLVLASVKAWLAYTSGSSAIRASVIDSTADCVASLAVFLGILISTRKTSRFPLGLYKIENLISVIVSIFIFIAGYEIVRSLFLGMSPGEAHVGLIEVIIMSLSTLIVFLFGRYTLSRGRKNGSPTLIAEGKHRLVDTASSLIVVISTLLSYMGLTAVFGISIDKVAAAAVLVFIIRAGWELLTDGMKVLLDASIEPELLEQASEIIVKHGSVISLKSLMGRNAGRFRFLQAAVTLRERDLPAAHKVADELEAEIHKAIPRVERIIIHYEPEEKEHYCHAAPVLRESDRESGMFGDIEQFSFLFLKKGQDPRITDFVSDDADRRDNLGHSEVKQKGIVTAEWLAEQKVDCLWLEGENLSKGAEHALKNKGIEIKFFMNLREDMTD, encoded by the coding sequence ATGAATAAAGAAACAATCTATATACGCAGAATAGCCCTGGCGGCTTTCTTCCTGAATCTTGTACTGGCTTCTGTAAAGGCGTGGTTGGCATATACTTCAGGGAGTTCGGCGATCAGAGCCAGCGTTATCGATTCCACAGCCGATTGCGTGGCTTCCCTGGCAGTTTTTCTCGGAATCCTTATTTCCACGCGGAAGACAAGCCGATTCCCTCTCGGACTCTATAAGATTGAGAATCTTATTTCCGTTATTGTCTCGATCTTTATCTTCATTGCCGGATATGAGATCGTCCGCTCTCTCTTTCTGGGGATGTCTCCCGGCGAGGCCCATGTAGGATTGATCGAAGTTATTATCATGTCTCTGTCGACGTTAATCGTCTTTTTGTTCGGAAGATACACTTTGAGCAGAGGACGGAAAAACGGTTCGCCGACTCTTATCGCCGAAGGAAAACACCGGCTGGTCGATACGGCTTCCTCGCTTATTGTCGTCATTTCAACTTTGCTCTCCTATATGGGGTTAACAGCTGTTTTCGGAATTTCCATCGATAAGGTGGCTGCCGCGGCCGTTCTGGTCTTTATAATCAGAGCGGGATGGGAACTGCTTACCGATGGAATGAAAGTTCTGCTCGACGCATCTATCGAGCCGGAACTGCTGGAGCAGGCTTCTGAGATCATTGTCAAACACGGCTCCGTCATTTCTCTTAAATCTCTGATGGGCAGAAATGCCGGCCGTTTCCGTTTTTTGCAGGCAGCGGTCACATTGAGAGAGAGAGATCTTCCCGCCGCCCATAAAGTGGCTGATGAGCTGGAAGCGGAAATTCATAAAGCCATTCCCCGTGTCGAGCGAATCATAATTCATTACGAACCGGAGGAAAAGGAGCATTACTGCCATGCCGCGCCGGTCCTCCGTGAGTCCGATCGGGAATCGGGAATGTTCGGGGACATTGAGCAATTCTCCTTTCTCTTTCTGAAAAAAGGACAGGATCCGCGCATAACAGATTTTGTCTCTGATGATGCTGATCGACGGGATAATCTGGGACATAGCGAAGTAAAGCAGAAAGGGATAGTCACAGCCGAATGGCTAGCGGAACAGAAGGTGGATTGTCTCTGGCTCGAAGGGGAAAATCTGAGCAAGGGAGCGGAACACGCTCTGAAAAATAAAGGAATAGAGATCAAGTTTTTCATGAACCTCCGGGAAGATATGACAGATTAG